The stretch of DNA ATTGATTGCAAAATATGAAGATAATGACTCATATATGGACTATTATGAAAAAGAGAATAAAATTCTTTATGGGGTAGTTGATGTTGATTTATCTGATAGTTCATTTTTATCATTTGGTGCAAATTATCAAGATTTAGATAGAAGTGGTATTAGATGGGGAGGTTTACCTGCTTTTTATTCTGACGGTTCTAGAACTAACTTTGATACTTCTGATATTGTTTCAAATAAAGATACATATTGGAATGCTGAAACAAAGGGTGTTTTTGTAGACTTTAAACAATATTTTGCAAACAATATACTGTTTAATTTATCTTTATCTCATAACAGATATAAAAGTGAATCAAACTTATTATATTTTGGTGGAACTGTTGATAAAGCTACAGGAGTAGGAATTGGAAGTATTTCTGCTTATGAAAATGAGGATTATAAAAAAGAGAACAATATTGATGCTTATGTATCTGTTCCTTTTAATCTTGCAAATTTAGACCATGAAGTAATCTTAGGATATACATATAATACAGATAGTAAAAAGTATGATAATCAAAAGGGTTCTGGTGGAGGAGCATCTTCATTAGCAAATCCTTTAATTAATTTTAATAATATCAATTTAGATAGTTTTGATAATCTTACTTCTTATTCAGGAACACCAAATAAGATTAAACAAACAGCTGCTTATTTAGTTGGTAAATTTTCTTTAATGGAAGATTTAAAATTAATAGCTGGAGCAAGACTTACAAATTGGAAATATACAGAAGATGGTGGAGTAAACGATAGAGAGTTTGATAATGAATTAACTCCTTATGTAGGGTTAGTTTATGACTTAAATGAAAATCATTCTATTTATACAAGTTACACAAGTATCTTTAAGCCAGATGATAAAAAAGACAGAAGTGGAAATTATTTAGACCCATTAGAAGGTAAAAACTATGAAGCGGGTATTAAAGGTGAGTATTTTGATGGTAAATTAAATGCTTCTTTATCTGTATTTAGAATTGAGCAAGATGGTACTGAAAGTGATGGAGCTCAAATAAATGGTTATCAACCTTATACATTTGTTGAGGGAGTTACAAGTAAAGGTTTTGAGTTTGATATTCATGGTCAAGTAACTGATAACTTTAGTTTAAGTATGGGAGTTGCAAACTTCAAAGCTGAGGATGCAGAAGGTAATAAGTTTAATACTAAAGCTTCAAGAACAACTGCAAATCTTTTTGCAAAATATACAATGGATAAGTTACAACTGGGAGCAGGGCTAAACTATAAAAGTAAATACTATACTGGTTCAGATGCTCAAAAGATTACGCAAGATGCATTTACACTTGCAAATGCTATGGCATCATATAAAATTGACAAAAACTCTAGTCTTCAGTTAAATGTAAATAATATCTTTGATAAAGAGTACTATGAAGGAATTGGAAATAACCTTATGATTTATGGTACGCCAAGAAATGCAACATTAACTTATAAATACACTTTCTAAAATAATTAGCTAAAAAGGAGTTTTCCTTTTTAGTTATACTTCCAATTATGATAATAACTATTAATATTTAATAAGAATATTGTATAATTCTTTCCATGTTAAAAGAAGAGTACAAAAAACTAAAAGTTCTATATGTAGAAGATGAAGATTTTATTAGAGAAAATGCAGTCTCATATTTAAAAAGATTTTTTGAAAATGTTTATGAAGCAAATGATGCTTTTACTGCACTTGATATTATAGAAAAACAGAAACCTCACTTGGTAATAACTGATATAAAAATGCCAAAATTAAGTGGCTTAGATATGGTTAGAAAAGTTAGACAAAGTGATAAAAAAACACAATTTATAGTCCTTTCTGCTTTTACAGATAAAAACTATTTACTTGATGCCATTGATTTAGGTTTAGTAAAATATCTTACAAAACCAATCAAGCATGACACTATTTTTCCTTTACTTCTACAGTGTGCAAAAGAGAGTTTTGAAGATGAAAGTAACAAAAAGTATTTAACTGAGACTGCTTATTATGACAGTTTTGAAAGTATTTTAAGAATTGAAGAAAAAGAGATAAAATTAACAAAAAGTGAAATATCTCTTTTAGAATTGCTATGTAAACAGCATCCTAAACCTGCTACTTATGAACAGTTACAAAGTGATATTTGGCAAGATGAATATATGAGTGAAAATGCACTTAGGCTTTTAATAAGAGACTTAAGAAAAAAACTACCTACAAACTGTATTAAAAATATATCTAAGCTTGGATATAAGATAGAACTTTACAGATGAAAATAGTTCTTTCTTTTCTTTTTTTCTTCTCTTTTCTGTATGCTGATAAGTTCAATGTTATTGAGTCTGTAAAGATTTCTGAAGACTTAAATAGTTTTAAAAATGCAAGTTATCTTGAATATAAAGATAAAAAAGTTAAACAGTTTGCTATAAAAGTAAAATTAAAAAAGAAAAACTATCTTGGTAAAAACTATTATCTAACTGCTATTTCTGATTATGAGAACATGACTCATACAAATACTATTTATAAAAACTATAATCATATGATGCTTATCAAACTTGATAAAACTGCTCCTGATATTTTATATTTTGAGTATGAATATGATACTCCTAAAAGACCAGGTTTTAGAGTAAAAGTTATCTCTCAAAGTGAATATGAAAACTTGTTACCCTATGAAGGTATAATCTATGGAGTAGCCTATGGGATAATTTTTTGTGCTTTTTTATACTACTTTATAATCTACTTTTCCATAAGAGAAAAATACTTTCTTTACTACTCAATTATGCAACTTTTTGTTTTGTTATCTTTGATAGGTTTTATGATAGTAAGTTTTAAACCATATCCAACAACATTTGCGCAAACACTAATAGATATACTTGAAAACTTGAGTTTTATATTTACTTTACTTTTTGCAAAAGAGATTTTAAATGCAAAAAATAAGTTATCTTTTTCAAGTAGTTTAATAAACTTTTTTTTATGGATAAATACAATTGATATAGGGGTTATTCTTTTAATAAATTACTCCTTACTATATGAGTATATGCCTTTTTATATAAGTTTTTTGATTCCTTCTTTATTAGGTTTACTTTCAATTATAAATGGAAATAAAAATGCCATTATTTATACTATTGGTTGGAGTTTTATGGCTAGCTTTGTATATATGGCAGAGAAGGACTTAATACCTTTTAGTGGTATTTATACTATTCACTTTGCAGCTCCAATGGAGTCATTAATTTTTACTTTAGCCTTAGCTTTTGCTCTTAGAAGAATAGTAAAAGAGAAAAACGAAAAAGAGAAACTTCTAATACATAAAGAAAAACTAGCCTCAATGGGAGAAATGATAAATAATATCGCTCATCAATGGAGACAGCCTCTTACTCATCTTAGTTTTATAAATATGAATTTACAAATGGCTTCATATGATGAGAAACTTTCAAAAGAGTATTTAGATGAGAAAATTGAAGAGTCAAATAAACAGTTGGAGTTTATGTCAAGTACAATAGATAGTTTTCGAGATTTTTATAAGCCACAAAAAGAGAAAGAAAACTTTTATTTATCAAAGGCTGTAAAACAAGCAGTTGATATTATGGCTGTTTTATTAGAAAAAGAGAATATAGAATTAGAGCTTGATATTAGAAAAGATAAAAAAATTTATGCCTATGAAAATGAGTATTCTCAAGTAGTTTTAAACTTAATTACAAATGCAAAAGACGTTTTAGTTCAAAGGCAAATAGAGGATGGGAAAATAAAAATCACCATAGATAGCTATTTTGATAAATCTTTCACTACTGTTTGTGATAATGCAGGTGGAATAAAAAAAGCTGATTTAAATAAGATTTTTGAGCCATATTTCACTACAAAAGACAGTGGAAGTGGAATAGGGCTTTATATGTCTAAAACAATAATCAACTCTCACTTTAAAGGAAAACTAAGAGTTGAAAATAAAAAAGAAGGTGCCTGCTTTACGATAGAGGTTTAATCCTCTCTACCATAAAGTTCTGAAGCTTCTTGAATAACTAAAAAAGCATCTTTATCATGTTTTTTAGTAATACTTTTTAGAAGTTGCAACTTTGAAATATCTACAACTACAAGAATTAAAGTTTTGCTTTTTTCTTGTTTTAGATTGTATCCATTTATTATTGTTCCATGTTCTCCAAGTTTTGCATCTATGTCTTTACTTAATTCTCTTATATTATTTGAAACTATTGTTACAGATTTTTGAGCGGGTTTTCCTGATATTAAAATATCAATTATTCTAGAAGTTATATATATTCCAATCACAGAAAATAAAGCTTTTTCAAGGTCGTTATAAACAAATATAGACCAAAACATAATAAGACCATCAATCACTAAAAGAATTTGCGAAGTTTTAAATCTACTTTTTTGGGCTATAACTTCTGCAAGAATAGTTGTTCCTCCCGTAGAAGCTTTAGCTAAAAGTATAAGTCCAACTCCTAAACCTATTAGTAATCCTCCAAAAATAGCTGCTAAAATTATTTCATTTGTTGCTGGTTGTATTTTTAGAACTTCTCTTAAAAGATCAGTAAATAAAGAGATAAGAGAGATAGAAACTAAAGTTTTAAATACAAAGTTCTTTCCAAAATATTTCATTCCAATTAAAATTAAAGGTACACTAACAATAGCTATCCATACACCAAGTGTAAATAAGGGAAATATCTCATGTAGAAGTTGGGCTAATCCTACTCCTCCTCCTGTTACAATACTATTTGGATTTAAAAAAGCCGTTGCAGCATAAGCAATAATAAATGAACCAATAATTAAATATAAAATCTTTTTCATATCTATTTTAAAATTCCTTTTTTGCTTGAATTATAGATAAAAATAGAATTTTATTCTTTACTATTATTGATTAAAAAGTTTACTATTCTTGCTTAAAATAATTTTATTAAGTTATAATGATTTTATGAAAAAAGATACTCAAAAAAGACATAGTCAAATTGCAAATGATGTTATGCACTATATTTATAGATATATTAGTACTGATATTAATCTTGATGAATTAAGTATAAATCTAAATATCAGTAAGTTTCATATGCATAGAGTGTTTAAAGAAGAGTTCGGACAAAATATTTATGAAACAATAAAAGCAATCAGACTTCAAAAAGCTGCAAGTTTACTTTTAACAAATAAAAGTTCAACTATCTCAAATGTTGCAAGAAATTGTGGTTATACTTCCCAAGCAGCTTTTATTCGAGTATTTAAAGAGATGTTTAAAACTACACCAAAGCGTTGGAGAAATGGAGAATATAAAGAGCTATTTCTTAGAAAAAGCCTTAAAAAGTTTCAAATAAAACCAGAAATATTTAGGTTTAAATCACGAAAAGCATATTATATAAGACATACAGGAACTAAACAAGAGTTTGATAATTCTTGGGATAAGTTAAATACTTGGGCTTTGATAAAAGGCTACAAAAATTTTAATAAAATCAATTTTTTTCATGATAATCTAGTTTTAAAAGAGTTTGAAAAAAGTCGTTTTGTTTCTGCTCTTACTTTTGATAAAGAGTTAGTAGATGATAGTTTTCCTTATCTTACTATGCCGGAACAAATTTGTGCAAAGTTTAGTTTTAAAGGTAGTAAAAAAGAGTTTGTTGATTTTATTTTCTGGGTTTATTTTGATTGGTTGATAAATAGTGGATATGAAGCAAATACTGAGCCTTCATTTGTTATATATAAAAATGATTTTTATTTAACAAATGATAAGACTCTTGATTTAGATTTTTATTTATCTATCTCAATGTAAGTTTTATTTTTTTAGTTGAGCAGTTAATATTTTTGTATTTCTTGCACTAAAATATAAAGTAAGAGCAAGAAGAACAAAGGCTATTGAAAACAGTACAATAACAGAAGTGCTAATTAATGCTCCATGTTGATTTTGAGAAAGTTTTTTACTTGAAGTTTCCATTGATGTTTTTTTAGTAAAACCTTCAAGGGGAGCAAAACCTTCTTTTACCACAGTATGTCCAGGTCCTCCATCAAGAACTACTTGGTACTGCTCTTTTGGAATCTCAATTGTAAGTTCACTTTCATCTGGAAGTCTTTTTTGATATAACACTTCTCCTGAAATTAGTGACTCAAGTTTAACTAAAGCACCAACAGTTTTCTCTCCTGTACTAAAAGCTCCAACTACTGTTATTGTATTGTCTTCATTATCAATAACATCCATAAGTAAAGTATGAGCACTTAGGTTTAAACTTAATAGTAAAAAAACAAGTATTGATTTTATTTTCATTATTTATCCTTTTTTTTAGAAAATAGAAGTTTAAATTCTTCTCTATCTTTTGGTATTTTGAATCCTATAAATAGAAGTAAAAGTCCAAAAATAAATAGGGCAATATCAACATTTAAGATGATAAACATATTGTTTGTAAATAGTTCAATAGGAGAAAATCCAGATACATAAAAATGAACAAGTGGTGTTATCATAAATAAAATTGCACCTAAAACTAAAAACTCTTTAGCCGCTTTAAAAGAACAAATTCTATAAAAAGCCCAAGTTAAAGTACTAAGCCATGCAATAAAAAATAGTCCTTTTTGCCAAAACATCCTATCTTGCATATCAAATGGTAAAAGCCATTGAAGTAAAAAGATAAATCCAGTTGCTGGTATAACTCCAATCATAACTGTTAAAGATAGTTTTCCAAACCAGTGATAAAAGGGAATTTTATTATCAAACTTTTTAGCTTTTTTCTCTAAGAAAAGCATCACTCCAAAACCAATTGCAACTCCACAAATAGCCATGATAATAGCAATGATTGTTCTTACAAAAATATCAACTCCAAAAAGCAAGTGTAAGAAATATAAAGTATCTGCAAACATACTTGTCCAGTTTCCATCTAATACTTTTTTGTACTCAATTAAACTTCCATCAACTCCACTTAAAACAACAACTGGGTTATTAAATACTCCATTTAGAAATGGAAAGTTTGGATTATATCCCGTAAGTTCAACTTGTGCAGAACTATCTTTCCAGTTGATAAGTTTTATTTTGTCAAAGTTGATACTTGGATTTACATCTTCAGCTTTTTGAATAAGTTCACTAATTGGAAGCATGGAAGCTTGTTCATTGTTTTTTTCTACTAAAGCTCTTTGAGGCTTTAATACTGGACCAACTGCTTGCCAAGTATTTGAGATTTCACCTTTTGAAGAGATATATGTCATTAAAGTTGAGCCTGAATATCCAATATTCATATAAGCTCCTGTAAGAGTAACTATTACAAAAGGAGCAAATAACCACATAAAAACTTTTCTATGGTATTTTGAAAATTTTCCTTGATGGTTTTTGGGGTTATTGTTGTATTTTAAATAATAAACTTGAATAAGTCCACCAATAATTAAAAGCATAACTGAAACTGCAACAAGACCAAATACAAAGTATCCAACACTCATAAAAGGTCTTCCATAGTGCATATGATTTAAAAATCTTGCTAACTGAGAATTGTCACCTTCATCATTTACTTTTTCCATAGTTTTTGGATTAAAAACAACTGGTTCTACAAACATATGATTTACTTTTAAGGCTGGGTCATTAAAGTATCCAGGAAGTTCAATAATAATATTGTTTGTAGGAAAGTTTGGGTCACTAATAACTGGGTCAATCATCTTTGAGTAGTTTATCTCTTTGATATTTGCAGCTTCAAAATGTCTTGAAGGTTTTTCCCATGTTTGAATATAGGGTAAAAAGATTGCAAAAATACCAAAGAAAACACATAAGTACATAAATAATGAGGCACTAATTCCTACACTTACATGTATTCTTTGAAGTCTTTGTTTAAATAATTTACTTGCATTTTCCATAGATTAACTTCCTAAAATAAAAAATAAAATACCAATAGCACATATTAAACTAGGAATAAAAACCCTTTTAAGTGCAATCAGTTTTGTGTGAGATAGGGCTATCCAAAAAGAGAGAACTGCCCATAATAAAGTATAAAGGTATATAGGAATAACAAGGGACTCTCCTAAGGGAACAGGTGTTAAAAAGCTTAATAAAGTCATAAATAAATAAGAGACTAATAGTCCACCAAAGATAGAACACAAAGTTCTAAATAAGCCAATCTTTTTTCCGCTATTTTCAGGTGTTGAGAGATTTTTATAAATAGTTTTAAATTTTGAATTCAACAATAATACCTTTATTTAATTTTGAGAATTATAATCATTTAAGTTAAATTAATACTTAATACTAAAGCTATCATGATAAGTAGTTTTAGATGTAATTAGTTGAGTACTACAAGGTGTAGACTCAACTAAAAATTTTAAAAGTTAATTTGTGCAGAAACTATGAATGTTCTTCCTTGTCCTGCTACTCTACCAATTGGACTTACATCAACACCTCTAAAGTAATAATCTTCATCAAAGATATTGTTAACTCCAAAGCTAAGATCTGCTGTAAAGTCACTGTTTAATTTAACTTCCCTTGAAACTTTTGCATTCCATAGAGTATATGAAGGAACCTCTCCATATTGCCCATTTGCTGATTCTTCTTTTGTATTAGCACTATCAGAAAATGCTTTACTAATATAAAGACCTGTTAGGTTGAATTTATTTTTATTGTATTCATAATCAGATGAAATACTAAATTGATGTTTAGCTACCCAAGGAAGTTGATTTCCTCTATTATCACCTGTTAATTGTTCTGTATCAAGATATGTATATCCTAGTGCAAACTGTGTATTATCACTTGGTTTAAAATTGATTTGAGTTTCAATACCTTGGTGTCTAGTTTCTCCAAGATTTTTAAAAGATTGTGTGCTAGCTACATACTCAATTTGGTCTTCATAGTCAATTCTGTAAAGTGTACTTCCAATACTAAATTTACTATTTGGTTCATATCTAAATCCAACTTCATAGTTCCACGCAAGTTCAGCTGCTAAATCACCATCTTTTCTTACTTGTGCTACTTGTGGAGATTTAAGAGATCTTTGTGCATTTGTAAATAAAAACAGGTCATTTGTTGCTTGATAACCAATACTTAAACCTGGAAGCCAAGACCTCATATCTTTTCTTTTATCTGCAAGTGGGTCATTACTTAGGTTATCACCAAAATCAGTATCAATTTTTTCGTATCTAATACCTGGAGTAACTTTTAATCTTCCATCCATTAAAGAGATAGTATCACTTAAATAAGCTGCTACTGCATCTGTTTTGATTTTCCAATCTCTAATAGTACCTTGAACTCCATCGCTAAATTTTGTTTGGTGTAATAAGTAATCAACATCTTCTTTTACATATCTTGTTCCGAAAGTAACTTTGTGATTAGCTTTTTCAAAAGTAAATCTAGGTTCAGTTCCAAAAACATCAATTTCTCTATCGGCAACTCTTACAGAATCAGCTGTTCCTGGAGTAAATGAAGAACCTGATGTATTCCAACCCCAATCAAATCTTCTTTCACTTTTTTGTGCATAGTTCATCCAGTAAAACTCTGTATCTTCTGTAGGATTAAGTTTATATGTTACAGAAGCTCTTTTTGTTTTTCCATGAAATTCATCATATGGTCTTTGTGAAGAGCTTTTATCATCTTTATAATCTTTTGGAAGTTGTGCACCTGGTAAGTTGGCATCAGCTTTGTAGTATTGGATATTTGATTTGATTTCACTATTATCTGTTGGGAAATACTCTAAATCAAAAATGTAGTTATTTACATTTGTATCAGAGTGGTCTCTAAATGATTCTCCATTTATATTATTGTATTGAAGTTGTAATCCTAAATTGTCATTTATAAAACCACCTGTTCTAAAATAAGTATCAGTTAAGATATTTCCATTATCAGCTGAGTGTACTGTTCCTTTTATTGTAGAAGAAGGTTTTGTTGAAATAGGTTTTGTAACAAAATTTACAACTCCACCAACATTATTTGGACCATAGTGAACTGCTGCTCCACCTCTTACAATATCAATTGTTTCTAAAGTTTCCATTGTAATTGGAAATAATGAAAAACTAGAGTGACTATAAGGAGCGATTGCTGCAGGAATTCCATTTACCATTGCATTTAAGTTTGCACTTCTTCCTGGTTTTAATCCTCTTAATGAGATATTTGGTAAAACACCAGTTCCTGTTTCATCTTGAATTTGAATACCTGGTACAACTCTTAAAGCGTCTTCAATATTTTTTGCAGCTGTTTTATTTAATGTCGCAGAATCAATAATTGTTCTTGCTCCACTGTAAGTTTTTACATCTTCAAAACTTGAATTACCAATCCAATCTCCTTGAACTTCCACTTGTCCTAAGTTGTTTGAAGCACTATTTTCTTTTTCATGTACTCTTTTTTTTCTAATTAAAATAGTCTCATCTTCAATAACTGCTTCAAGATTTGTATCTTTTAGTAGTTCTTTAAAAGCTTTTTCAATGCCTTCTATATTTTTAAAGTTTGATGCTTTTTGATTTTTTAATAGTTTTGCATCAACCATATATGACATGTTTGAGTCTTTTGATAATTGTTCAATTGCTTTTTGTAAAGATAGGTTTTCAACTGAATATTGTTTTGCATATAAGCTTGTTGATAAAGCAAGAGCTAACATTGGTGCAATCAATGTTGATTTCTTTTTAATCATTTGTGTCCTTTAGTTTCTTTTTAGTATTAAGAATGATTATTAAAATTATTCTTTTCGATAATAAGACGGATGAATAAAAAAAATCAGACATCAATTTTCAAAAAATTTTATTTTTTTGTTTTTCTTTTCTACTTTAAGTGCATAAATTTTTGGTAAAGCTTTAATAAAAGAATCAAATTCATTTAATTGGAACCTCCCTGTTATAGCAGTTTGTGAAATGTCATAATTTTCAAAGCTAGCTTCGATTTTATTGTATCTTGAAAATTGTTTAATAGCTTCTTTTAAAGGAGTGTTATTAAATAAAATATATCCTTCTTCCCAGTTTGCTATTTTATTTGTTTGAATTTTATTTAAAGATAATATGTTTGAATTCTCATCTAATAAAAGAGAATCCTCTTTTTTTAATAAAGCTATTGTTTCATACTTATTATTGTTTTCTTTTGATATTTTTACAAGCCCCTCTTTTACTTTTATAGAAATCTTTTTATCAAATTTATCAACCTCAAAAGCTGTACCTAAAACTTTTATTTGAGTATCGTTTACCTTTATAGTAAAGACTTTTGTTTTATCTTTTGCAACATAAAACATTGCTCGGCCTTCATTAAACTTTATTTCTCTTTTGTTTTTAAAATAGTTAACTTCTATATCAGAGTTTTTATCTAAAACTATTTTTGTATTATCAGGTAAAAGAATATTATTATTAATACTATTTTGTGAAACTAGATGATTTGAATAAGTAGGAGAAACAAAATCATTGTATTTGAAACTTCCAAAACCAAGG from Arcobacter sp. F155 encodes:
- a CDS encoding FecR family protein, which translates into the protein MKSIQQIAISWLTREEEGLNEKEKSELNFWLNSNENHKKIYEENKSIRKAFKSLPSQLKDELACKAKKGAKKTKIIEKAKPLAAAAIFILALGFGSFKYNDFVSPTYSNHLVSQNSINNNILLPDNTKIVLDKNSDIEVNYFKNKREIKFNEGRAMFYVAKDKTKVFTIKVNDTQIKVLGTAFEVDKFDKKISIKVKEGLVKISKENNNKYETIALLKKEDSLLLDENSNILSLNKIQTNKIANWEEGYILFNNTPLKEAIKQFSRYNKIEASFENYDISQTAITGRFQLNEFDSFIKALPKIYALKVEKKNKKIKFFEN
- a CDS encoding TonB-dependent receptor, translated to MIKKKSTLIAPMLALALSTSLYAKQYSVENLSLQKAIEQLSKDSNMSYMVDAKLLKNQKASNFKNIEGIEKAFKELLKDTNLEAVIEDETILIRKKRVHEKENSASNNLGQVEVQGDWIGNSSFEDVKTYSGARTIIDSATLNKTAAKNIEDALRVVPGIQIQDETGTGVLPNISLRGLKPGRSANLNAMVNGIPAAIAPYSHSSFSLFPITMETLETIDIVRGGAAVHYGPNNVGGVVNFVTKPISTKPSSTIKGTVHSADNGNILTDTYFRTGGFINDNLGLQLQYNNINGESFRDHSDTNVNNYIFDLEYFPTDNSEIKSNIQYYKADANLPGAQLPKDYKDDKSSSQRPYDEFHGKTKRASVTYKLNPTEDTEFYWMNYAQKSERRFDWGWNTSGSSFTPGTADSVRVADREIDVFGTEPRFTFEKANHKVTFGTRYVKEDVDYLLHQTKFSDGVQGTIRDWKIKTDAVAAYLSDTISLMDGRLKVTPGIRYEKIDTDFGDNLSNDPLADKRKDMRSWLPGLSIGYQATNDLFLFTNAQRSLKSPQVAQVRKDGDLAAELAWNYEVGFRYEPNSKFSIGSTLYRIDYEDQIEYVASTQSFKNLGETRHQGIETQINFKPSDNTQFALGYTYLDTEQLTGDNRGNQLPWVAKHQFSISSDYEYNKNKFNLTGLYISKAFSDSANTKEESANGQYGEVPSYTLWNAKVSREVKLNSDFTADLSFGVNNIFDEDYYFRGVDVSPIGRVAGQGRTFIVSAQINF
- a CDS encoding TonB-dependent siderophore receptor, translating into MKIRNKKILGLSLCAAFLIHGSVFAAENDTTKTSLGTVDVVSSSDTESTNSYTLDSTKSATKLSLSLKDTPQSVSVFTHQKLEDLGITSYQEILASVTGVSMSRWDERLNSSARGFTIDYYKVDGMPTYTSYDERDLDLSIFDRVEIVRGANGLLTGAGNPGMSINLIRKRAKSKEFAADITLKTGSFDSYSGMVDVSSKLNESGSVRGRLIAKYEDNDSYMDYYEKENKILYGVVDVDLSDSSFLSFGANYQDLDRSGIRWGGLPAFYSDGSRTNFDTSDIVSNKDTYWNAETKGVFVDFKQYFANNILFNLSLSHNRYKSESNLLYFGGTVDKATGVGIGSISAYENEDYKKENNIDAYVSVPFNLANLDHEVILGYTYNTDSKKYDNQKGSGGGASSLANPLINFNNINLDSFDNLTSYSGTPNKIKQTAAYLVGKFSLMEDLKLIAGARLTNWKYTEDGGVNDREFDNELTPYVGLVYDLNENHSIYTSYTSIFKPDDKKDRSGNYLDPLEGKNYEAGIKGEYFDGKLNASLSVFRIEQDGTESDGAQINGYQPYTFVEGVTSKGFEFDIHGQVTDNFSLSMGVANFKAEDAEGNKFNTKASRTTANLFAKYTMDKLQLGAGLNYKSKYYTGSDAQKITQDAFTLANAMASYKIDKNSSLQLNVNNIFDKEYYEGIGNNLMIYGTPRNATLTYKYTF
- a CDS encoding response regulator transcription factor, which produces MLKEEYKKLKVLYVEDEDFIRENAVSYLKRFFENVYEANDAFTALDIIEKQKPHLVITDIKMPKLSGLDMVRKVRQSDKKTQFIVLSAFTDKNYLLDAIDLGLVKYLTKPIKHDTIFPLLLQCAKESFEDESNKKYLTETAYYDSFESILRIEEKEIKLTKSEISLLELLCKQHPKPATYEQLQSDIWQDEYMSENALRLLIRDLRKKLPTNCIKNISKLGYKIELYR
- a CDS encoding PepSY-associated TM helix domain-containing protein; translation: MENASKLFKQRLQRIHVSVGISASLFMYLCVFFGIFAIFLPYIQTWEKPSRHFEAANIKEINYSKMIDPVISDPNFPTNNIIIELPGYFNDPALKVNHMFVEPVVFNPKTMEKVNDEGDNSQLARFLNHMHYGRPFMSVGYFVFGLVAVSVMLLIIGGLIQVYYLKYNNNPKNHQGKFSKYHRKVFMWLFAPFVIVTLTGAYMNIGYSGSTLMTYISSKGEISNTWQAVGPVLKPQRALVEKNNEQASMLPISELIQKAEDVNPSINFDKIKLINWKDSSAQVELTGYNPNFPFLNGVFNNPVVVLSGVDGSLIEYKKVLDGNWTSMFADTLYFLHLLFGVDIFVRTIIAIIMAICGVAIGFGVMLFLEKKAKKFDNKIPFYHWFGKLSLTVMIGVIPATGFIFLLQWLLPFDMQDRMFWQKGLFFIAWLSTLTWAFYRICSFKAAKEFLVLGAILFMITPLVHFYVSGFSPIELFTNNMFIILNVDIALFIFGLLLLFIGFKIPKDREEFKLLFSKKKDK
- a CDS encoding sensor histidine kinase, with protein sequence MKIVLSFLFFFSFLYADKFNVIESVKISEDLNSFKNASYLEYKDKKVKQFAIKVKLKKKNYLGKNYYLTAISDYENMTHTNTIYKNYNHMMLIKLDKTAPDILYFEYEYDTPKRPGFRVKVISQSEYENLLPYEGIIYGVAYGIIFCAFLYYFIIYFSIREKYFLYYSIMQLFVLLSLIGFMIVSFKPYPTTFAQTLIDILENLSFIFTLLFAKEILNAKNKLSFSSSLINFFLWINTIDIGVILLINYSLLYEYMPFYISFLIPSLLGLLSIINGNKNAIIYTIGWSFMASFVYMAEKDLIPFSGIYTIHFAAPMESLIFTLALAFALRRIVKEKNEKEKLLIHKEKLASMGEMINNIAHQWRQPLTHLSFINMNLQMASYDEKLSKEYLDEKIEESNKQLEFMSSTIDSFRDFYKPQKEKENFYLSKAVKQAVDIMAVLLEKENIELELDIRKDKKIYAYENEYSQVVLNLITNAKDVLVQRQIEDGKIKITIDSYFDKSFTTVCDNAGGIKKADLNKIFEPYFTTKDSGSGIGLYMSKTIINSHFKGKLRVENKKEGACFTIEV
- a CDS encoding GyrI-like domain-containing protein; this translates as MKKDTQKRHSQIANDVMHYIYRYISTDINLDELSINLNISKFHMHRVFKEEFGQNIYETIKAIRLQKAASLLLTNKSSTISNVARNCGYTSQAAFIRVFKEMFKTTPKRWRNGEYKELFLRKSLKKFQIKPEIFRFKSRKAYYIRHTGTKQEFDNSWDKLNTWALIKGYKNFNKINFFHDNLVLKEFEKSRFVSALTFDKELVDDSFPYLTMPEQICAKFSFKGSKKEFVDFIFWVYFDWLINSGYEANTEPSFVIYKNDFYLTNDKTLDLDFYLSISM
- a CDS encoding YitT family protein, whose amino-acid sequence is MKKILYLIIGSFIIAYAATAFLNPNSIVTGGGVGLAQLLHEIFPLFTLGVWIAIVSVPLILIGMKYFGKNFVFKTLVSISLISLFTDLLREVLKIQPATNEIILAAIFGGLLIGLGVGLILLAKASTGGTTILAEVIAQKSRFKTSQILLVIDGLIMFWSIFVYNDLEKALFSVIGIYITSRIIDILISGKPAQKSVTIVSNNIRELSKDIDAKLGEHGTIINGYNLKQEKSKTLILVVVDISKLQLLKSITKKHDKDAFLVIQEASELYGRED